In a single window of the Pyxidicoccus xibeiensis genome:
- the pyrE gene encoding orotate phosphoribosyltransferase, producing MVDLLARDRNRLLELLTERSFERRRVVLSSGKESDFYIDCKRTALLAEGHFLIGRLFLQAIRREALEAVGVGGLTLGADPLASAVSLTGYLSGHPLAAFIVRKEPKGHGTGQWIEGLSGLGQGAAVAIVEDVVTTGASTLKAIERAQAEGLKVLGAFALVDRLEGGREAVEAAGHRLFTLFTRKDFIP from the coding sequence ATGGTGGATTTGCTCGCGCGCGACCGGAACCGGCTGCTGGAGCTGCTCACGGAGCGCTCCTTCGAGCGGCGGCGCGTGGTGCTCTCGTCCGGCAAGGAGTCGGACTTCTATATCGACTGCAAGCGCACGGCGCTGCTGGCCGAGGGCCACTTCCTCATCGGCCGCCTGTTCCTGCAGGCCATCCGCCGCGAGGCCCTCGAAGCGGTGGGCGTGGGCGGGCTGACGCTGGGCGCGGATCCGCTGGCCTCGGCGGTGAGCCTCACCGGCTACCTGTCGGGCCATCCGCTCGCGGCCTTCATCGTCCGCAAGGAGCCCAAGGGCCACGGCACCGGCCAGTGGATCGAAGGGCTCAGCGGGCTGGGGCAGGGCGCGGCGGTGGCCATCGTCGAGGACGTCGTCACCACGGGCGCCTCCACACTCAAGGCGATTGAGCGGGCGCAGGCGGAAGGCCTCAAGGTGCTGGGCGCCTTCGCGCTGGTGGACCGGCTGGAGGGCGGGCGCGAGGCCGTGGAGGCCGCTGGCCACCGGCTCTTCACGCTGTTCACCCGCAAGGACTTCATCCCGTGA